A genomic region of Zea mays cultivar B73 chromosome 6, Zm-B73-REFERENCE-NAM-5.0, whole genome shotgun sequence contains the following coding sequences:
- the LOC103629919 gene encoding pentatricopeptide repeat-containing protein At3g20730, which yields MSLANAPKSAAALYSSLLQSSMGANAFRQGKSVHHRAIITSSASPPDLHLNTKLVIFYSHFGDVAAARRVFDGMPHRSVVSWTAMVSGYAKNSRPQEALDLFAFMLRSGARPNQFTFGSAVRACTGARCARSGEQIHACAAKGRFAGDMFVQSALMDMHLRCGSVGDARRLFAEMERKDLVSWNSLMRGFVEREHCNDALGLFDSMLRDGMLPDHFTFGSALKACGAISVLFNVELIHACIIKLGYWDENVAIASLIDSYAKCRSLSSARVIYDSMCEPDLVSSTALISGYSMDRNYSDDAMKLFCKIHRKGLRIDAILLSSLLGVCANVASIKFGTQIHAYMHKKQPMGDLALDNALVDMYAKSGEFLDSRRAFDEMPNRNVISWTSLITSCAQHGFGEDAVTLFARMEEDGVKPNDVTFLSLLSACSHSGMMNKGMEYFTSMMSKYGIDPRFKHYSSAVDLLARGGQLEDAWMLVQNTNTECKSSMYGTMLGACKVHGNMPLGETAAKNLLSIDPESSVNYAVLANMYAESHLWEDAQRTRKLLVETSKGKEAGFSVISR from the exons ATGAGCCTTGCCAATGCCCCGAAATCCGCCGCCGCGCTCTATTCCTCCCTGCTCCAGAGCTCTATGGGCGCTAACGCGTTTCGGCAAGGCAAATCCGTGCACCACCGGGCCATCATCACGTCTTCCGCCTCACCTCCGGACCTCCACCTGAATACCAAGCTCGTCATTTTCTACTCTCACTTCGGCGACGTTGCGGCCGCACGCAGGGTGTTCGACGGGATGCCGCACAGGAGTGTCGTGTCCTGGACTGCCATGGTCTCTGGGTACGCCAAGAACAGCCGTCCCCAGGAGGCGCTGGACCTGTTTGCGTTCATGCTCCGGTCCGGCGCCAGGCCGAACCAGTTCACGTTCGGGAGCGCGGTGAGGGCATGCACGGGCGCCCGCTGCGCGAGGAGCGGGGAGCAAATTCACGCGTGTGCGGCTAAAGGGAGGTTCGCAGGCGACATGTTTGTGCAGAGCGCGCTCATGGACATGCATCTCAGGTGCGGGTCAGTAGGGGACGCGAGGCGACTGTTTGCGGAGATGGAGAGGAAAGACTTGGTGTCCTGGAATTCCCTGATGAGGGGGTTTGTGGAGAGGGAGCATTGTAATGATGCGCTTGGATTGTTTGATTCAATGCTGAGAGATG GGATGCTACCTGATCATTTCACATTTGGAAGTGCTCTAAAGGCATGTGGAGCAATCAGTGTGCTTTTCAATGTGGAGCTAATTCACGCTTGCATCATCAAGCTTGGTTATTGGGACGAAAACGTCGCTATTGCATCACTTATTGATTCTTATGCAAAATGTCGGAGCTTAAGCAGTGCGAGGGTGATATATGATTCCATGTGTGAACCAGACCTCGTGTCATCTACAGCATTGATCAGTGGGTACTCCATGGATAGGAACTATAGTGATGATGCAATGAAGCTTTTCTGTAAGATTCATCGAAAGGGTTTAAGAATTGATGCTATTCTGTTAAGCTCCTTGCTTGGTGTTTGTGCTAATGTAGCATCAATAAAATTTGGGACACAAATTCATGCTTACATGCACAAGAAGCAACCTATGGGTGATTTGGCATTGGACAACGCTCTTGTTGACATGTATGCAAAGTCAGGAGAATTTTTGGATTCCAGACGCGCTTTTGATGAAATGCCCAACAGAAATGTGATTTCGTGGACTTCACTTATTACTTCCTGTGCACAACATGGTTTTGGAGAAGATGCTGTGACCCTTTTTGCTAGGATGGAGGAGGATGGTGTGAAGCCAAATGATGTGACATTCCTTTCTCTTCTATCAGCATGCAGCCATTCTGGTATGATGAACAAAGGGATGGAATATTTCACTTCTATGATGAGCAAGTATGGTATTGATCCAAGATTTAAGCATTACAGCTCTGCTGTTGACCTTCTTGCTCGTGGTGGTCAGTTAGAAGATGCATGGATGCTTGTTCAAAATACGAATACTGAGTGCAAGTCATCAATGTATGGTACAATGCTTGGAGCTTGCAAGGTACATGGCAACATGCCTCTTGGAGAAACTGCGGCTAAGAATCTTTTGAGTATAGATCCTGAGAGTTCTGTGAACTATGCTGTCCTTGCAAACATGTATGCAGAATCCCATTTATGGGAGGATGCTCAGAGAACAAGAAAATTATTGGTGGAGACATCCAAAGGAAAAGAAGCTGGTTTCAGTGTCATATCAAGATAG